GACGGCAGCCCGGCCGGGTGGGCCGGGCTGCCGTGGGTGCGTGCGGGCTACTGGATGGTGGGGAGCTTGGCGGTGAGGGTGGTCGGGACGTTGACCACGTCGACGAGGCTGAGCTTGCCGGGGCCGAAGTCGGCGGCGGTCAGGGCCTTCTTGCTGCCGTTGTTCACGGTCTGCCAGACCGTGGCGCTGTCGGGTGACAGGAGCAGGGTGCCGTTGGCCGGTGCGGTCCTGGCCGCTGCGGTGGCTTCCCAGGTGCCGGGGACTGCGGTCAGCGGGCGCTTGTCGTACCCCAGGCCGGTGTAGTCGGCGGAGGTGAGGGGGACGGCCATGCCGCCGGCCATCACGTACACGCTCGGATCGGCGCCCGAGATGTTCTTGATGACGGTGCCGTTGGCCACCGGTTTGGCGGCCGTCTCGGCGAGCCAGGTGCCGGGGACGCCCATCAGGGTGTGGGTGTTGTAGCCGTCGGCGGTCCACTCGGCGCCGGAGATGTGCAGGGCGGCGTCGTCGACCATGACGTAGCGGCTCGCGTCGGTGCCGGACTGGTCCATCACCACCAGGCCGCTGGGCAGCCCGGTCGTGGTGGCGGTCGCGAGCCAGGAGGAGGGAACTCCCATGTCGGGGCGGGTGTTGTAGCCGTCCGTGGTCCAGTCCGTGCCGGAGATCGGCAGGGCTGCGCCGGTGACCACCACGTAGCGGCTGTTCCCGCCGGCCTGGTCGTGGACCACGGTGCCTGCCGGCGGTGTGGTGGGGAGGGCGTTGAACGCCGCGTTGTCGACCGGCACGATCCCGTTCAGGTCGTAGCCGTCCGGGCCGACGTCCGATCCGGCCACCGGAAGGCCGGCCCCGCTGATCATCACCTTGACCGAGGGGCCACCGGGCGACTTGACGAGCGTCCCGTTCGGCAGTGAGGCCGGGTCGGGGTAGGTGGTGGTGGTCGGATACGGGTCGGCGTGGTCGCTGCCGAGCCCGGCGAGCGGGCCGCAGTGGGGCCAGGCGCCCTCGCCCTGGGACGCGAGGACCTTCTCGGCGATCTCGATCTGCTGTTGCTTGGTGGCCCGGTTGGCGTACTGCGCGTACCGGCCGCCGCCGTAGGCGAGCCACGTGCTCTGGGAGAACTGCAGGCCGCCGTAGTAGAGGCCGTTCGAGGAGACGATCGCCCAGTCGCCGCCGCTCTCGCACTGGGCGACCTTGTCCCAGGTGGACACGGAGGCGGCAGAGGCCTGTCCGCCGACGGCGAGCGGGGCGGTGAGGGCGAGCAGAGTGGTGGCGGTGAGGGCGAGGGTGGACATCTTGCGGGAGTGCACGGTCATGGCGGGTTCCCCCTGGAACGGATGCGGACGGAGACTGGGTGGGGTGCGGCCGTGCGCGGGGCAGTCCGACCGGTGCGGGCCGGGCTGCCCCGACGGGCGCGGTTGCGGAGTCGCTGGCCGGGGCTTCCCGGCCGGTGCGGTGCGGGTGCGGGGTTACTGGGTGACGGTGGGGAGCTTGGCGGTGAGGGCAGTGGGGACCTTGACCACGTCGGCCGTGTTGTAGGAGCCGGCGGTGGCGGCCTTCTTGCTGCCGCCGTTGACGACCTGCCAGACCGTGGTGCTGTCGGGCGACTGCAGCAGGGTGCCGTCACTCGGGGCGGTCCTGGCGGCGGCCGAGGCCTCCCACGTACCGGGGACGGGCCGCAGCGGCTGCTTGTCGTAGCCGAAGCCGGTGAAGTCCGCGTAGCCGAGCGCGACGGCCATGCCGCCGGCCATCACGTAGACGGACGGGTCGGCGCCGGAGACGTTCTTGATCACGGTGCCGTTCTTCAGCGGGCGACCGACCGCACCGGCCTCCCAGGTCTCCGGGACGCCGACCACCGGCTGGTTGGCGTAGGAGGTGGTGAACTCCGCGTTGGTCAGCGGGAGGGCGGAGTTGTTGACCATCACGTACACGGAGGGGTCGGCGCCGGACTGACCCTTGATCAGGGTGCCGTCGGCGACGGTGGAGCCGGCGGCGCCGGCGAGCCAGGCGCCGGGGACGCCCATGAGCGACTGCCCGCTGTAGCCGTCGGCGGTCCACTCCGCGCCGGAGATGTGCACGGCCGCACCGGCCACCATGACATAGCGGTTCGTATCGGTGCCGGACTGGTCCATCAGCACGGTGCCGGTGGGCGGGGTCTTCGTGGCGGCCTGGGCCAGCCAGGTGCCGGGGACGCCCATGAGGGCCTGGGTGTTGTAGCCGTCGGCGGTCCACTCCGCGCCGGAGATGTGCAGGGCGGCGCCGCCGATCATCACGTAGCGGTTCGTGTCGGTGCCGGACTGGTCCATCACCACCATGCCGGCCGGGAGGGTGGCCTTCAGGGCGTTGTTCAGCCAGGAGGTTGGCACGCCCATGTCGGCGACGGTGTTGTAGCCGTCCGCGGTCCACTCCGCGCCGGTGATCGGCAGTGCGGCGCCGCCGACGATGACGTAGCGGCTGTTGCCGCCGGCCTGGTCGTGGACCACGCTGCCGGACGGGAGCGAGCTGGGAAGGGCCCAGAACTTGGCGTCGTCGACGGTCACGACCCGGCTCAGGTCGTAGCCGTCCGGGCCGACGTCGGATCCGGCGATGTCCAGGCCCGCCCCGTTGATGATCAGCTTCACCGTCGCATTGTTGGGCGACTTCACCAGGGTGCCGGTGGGCTCCGTTGCCGGATCGGGGTAGCCCTGGGGCCCCGACGAGTCGACGATCTTGTTGTAGCGGTAGCCCTCGAAGCCGTGATTCTCCAGGTAGTCACGGGTGTAGGTGGTGTAGCGGGTCGGGTAGTCGGTGCCCGACTCGGTGAAGACGTTCGCGACCTTGTGGTTGCCGTCCGTCCAGCCGGCGAACAGGACGACGTGGGTGCTGATGTTGTTGATCGCATCACCGGGACGGAGGTCGTCCAGGCTGGCGAGCTTGGTGGAAACACTGGGCAGGCTGCTGGTGGTCAGGCTGCTCGTCAGCTGCCACGCCATCGAGACGAGGCCCGAGCAGTCCTCGCGGTAGCGGCCGCCGGTCGCGTTGTCGGCCCACCACCCGTAGGGGGAGCTGAGGCCGTGGGGGCTGTACGGGACAAGGTTGTTGACCCAGTCCTGGGCGCGCTGGACCGCCTGGGGGCGGGTGACCTGGCCGCCCGGCGCAGCGCCGCCGCCGAGCGTGCCGGTGGACGTGACGGACTGGTAGCCGGACACCACGGTGTCGGCGTGGGCGGGCAGTGCGGCCAGGGCAGCGGAGGCGAGACCGGCGGTGAGCAGCGTGGCAACAGCAGCAGTGGTGCGCTGACGAATGGACATGAGATTCCCATCGAGGTCGATCCGACGAACCGTCGGATTCATGGATTGGCCGGGCAGGGCCCGGCCCAGGGCGTGGACGGCTGCCCTGCAGGAGCAGCCGGAGCGGGGACGGGGAGAAGCCAGGAGCGCACGGGGTGCGGACAGGTGCGAGGAGAGGGATCCGCAGCCCGGTGGGGCACGACCCGCAAGGGGCGAGGCAGGTCTTCGGTGCGCGGGGCACGGGGCGGCCCGGACGGCCGCCCGGCAGGGAGCGGTCCCGCGGAGCCGGCGGCGTGCGACGTACGGGGCCGGCTGGATGTGCGGGTTGTACGGGGTGTGCGGGACTGCGGCGGGTGTGCGGGTCAGCGCTGGGTGGCGGCCGCGGGTGGGGTCGGCGGCAGGTAGCTCCGGCGCAGGTGCGGAGAGGCCTGGTGACAGCGGGTGAGCAGGTCGGCCGCTCGTTGCACGGCAGTGGGTGCCGCAGGGGTGGGCGGTGTGCGGGTGAGGAGGTAGAGCAGGAGGTCGACCCGGTCCGGCTCGACCACGGCGGTGGCGTGTTCGAGGCCGTCATCGGGAGTGGCGTGCGCCCACAGGGCCCCGGTGACCTCGGCCGCTTCACCGGCCCGGGCCGGCAAGTGGTGTCTGCGCCTCAGGCTGGCGTAGACGATGTCCATGCCTGCATCAGCCCCAGGTCAGGTTGTCCGGGGCCGCGACGTGGGTGGACGGGGCGGCGGCAGCGGCGGAGCTGTCGGGGCTCTCGTCGGCAGCAGCAGGGGCGGCTGTGGCGGTGAGCGCGGCCAGGGAGATGGTGGCGGCCGCGGCGACCTGGGCGATACGGGTGCGGATCATGGCAGTGGTCCTTTGCTGACGTGACGGTCGGTGTGGTCTTCGCCGTTTCTGCGTCCCGCGGTTGACGCTTCGTCCGGTTGCCGTTCGGAGTGTTTCCCTGCCGGCGATCAATAGCTTCGCCTGGACCGGAACGTCGGGGAAGGGTTTCCGGCTGTCGCCAAGTCGCCTGGCGGGATCGCGACAGAAGACATGAACATGACAACACTGTTCATGGTTCAAAGGGGAAGGAAGTCCACAGCGAGGAGACTGCGGGCGAGCCCGGACATGCCCCATGGACTCGCCCCTGCCGCGATCCGGAACTGCTCAGCGCACGGAGGCCGTCAGCGCGGCCGGAGGCCGTTGAGGAGGTACTCGACGCGGGCGGTGGTGTTCTCCGGATCGAGGGGGTCGGTGCCGAGCAGGAGCCGGTAGTAGACCGGGCCGAAGAGGAGTTCGACCATGGTCCGGGTCGGGACGTCGGCGCGCAGTTCGCCGGCGGCGACGGCCGCGTCGAGGCGGTCCTGCCAGCACTTGTTGCGGGGTTCGAGGAAATCGGTGAGCAGGTCGCCGGCAAGGCGGGCATCGCTCTGGGCGTCGGCGACCAGGCCGCGCCAGATCGTTCCGAGGTCGGTGCCGAACGCCTCGACGACCCCCTGCGCCGCGGCGGCCATGTCGGCGGCGACGTCTCCGGTGTCCGGGACTCCCGAGAACGGTCCGGTCCGGTCGTTGAGGGCTTCGAGGATCACGGCCGCCTTGCTGGGCCACCAGCGGTAGATGGTCTGCTTTCCGACCCCCGCGGCAGCGGCGATGGCTTCCACGGTGACCTTGGCGTAGCCGTCACGGGCGGCCAGTTCGAGGGCGGCGTCGAGGATCGCCTGGTGGGAGCGCCGATTGCGCAGATCCGGATTCGGTGCGGGGGCCATGACCGGAATTGTTTCACGAGACGGAGCGTCTCGTCTTGACGCGGCCGCCCCCGCTCCGCCAGCATGTGCGCGGCGAAACGAGACGTATCGACTCGTCATTTCGATCAAGAAATTCGTGCAACCGGGGGGTTCACACCGTGCTGGAGACCGTGGGGCTGACAGCCACAGCGGGCGCCGTCTACGAGGCCATGCTCGATCACCCGGGCCTGGCCGTCGACCGGCTGGCCGCGGCCTGCGACCTGGGCCCCGCCCAGGTCCACGACTGCCTCGACGAACTCGCCGCGCTCATGCTGGTGCGCGCCTCCAGCGAGCACCCCGGGCAGATGCGCGCGGTCAGCCCCGAGATCGGCCTGGCGGACATCCTCGCCCGCCAGGAGGCCGAACTCGCTGCCCGCCAGGCCCAGCTGGCCGCCTCCCGCGCCGCGGTCACCCGCATGGTCGCCGACCGCGCCGAACAGCGCAGCGCCCACGGACAGCGCCTGCTCGGCATGGATGCCATCCAGGCGCGGCTCGAACAGATGGGCCACGGCGCCCGCACCGAGATCCTCGGCGTGCACCCCGGCCCCGCGATGCGCCCCGAGGACCTGGCCGCCGGACGCCCCGCCAACGCCGACGCCATCGCCCGCGGCATCACCATCAAGTCCCTCTACCAGGACGCCACCCGCAACGACCCGCACACCACCGCCTACGCCCACTGGCTCCTCGACCTCGGCAGCGAGGTCCGCACCGCACCCGTCATACCCCAGCGCCTGATCATCGTCGACCGCGCCCAGGCACTCGTCCCCATCGACCCCGCCGACACCCGCGCGGGCGCCCTGCACGTCACCGAGCCCGGCATCCTCTCCGCCCTCCTCGACCTGTTCGACCAGGCATGGAGCACCGCCGTCCCCCTCGGCGCGACCCGCCCCACCGACCCCTCCAGCGGCCTGACCGACATCGAACGCGAACTCCTCCGCATGCTCGGCGCCGGACTCACCGACGACGCAGCCGGCCAGCGCCTCGGCATCTCCTCGCGCACCGTCAGCCGCCACATGGCCTCGATCATGGAACGCCTCGACGCCACCAGCCGTTTCGAAGCCGGTATCAAAGCCGCCCACCACGGCTGGCTCTGAGCCCTACGATCCGACCACCGGCCCTCGTCGGTTCACCGTTGCCGGGTCCGGACCGGACGCCCGTGGAGAAAGTCGCGAAAAAGATGGCCCGAGGCAGTCCTGCGTGTCGATCCGTGGCCGCGCCGTTCGACCTGGGGTAGAGAGGGCCGGAAGGCGGCCCCCGATCGAGGAGACGGACGATGGCGAAGTACATGCTGATCATGCGAGGCACGGACGAGTCCCTCGCGAAGATGATGGAGACCCCCTTCGAGGAGATGCTCGAGACCGTGGGCCGGTTCAACGAGGAGCTGATCCGGGCGGGCGTGCTCGTCGCCGCCGAGGGACTGGACGACCCGTCCCAGGGTGTGGTGGTGGACTTCAGCGGGGAGACCCCGGTGGTCACCGACGGCCCCTACGGCGAGACGAAGGAACTGTTCGGCGGCTTCTACCTGATCGACGTCGCCTCGAAGGAGGAGGCGGTCGAGTGGGCCAAGCGGCTCCCGGCCTTCCCCGGCTCGAAGTGCGAGGTCCGTCGGGTGCCGGGCATCGAGGAGTTCCCGCAGGACAACGAGTGGATCATCAAGGAGCGGGCGTGGCGCGAGCAGACCGGCCAGATCTGACGCCCGCAGCCACCGACGGCCCGCCGAACGCCGAATCGGCGCGGCGGGCCGTCGAGGCCGTCTGGCGGATCGAGTCGGCGCGGATCGTCGGTGCGCTGGCCCGCTACACCGGGGACTTCGCGCTCGCCGAGGATGTCGCCCAGGAGGCACTGGCGGAGGCACTGGTGACCTGGTCGCGCGAAGGTGCGCCGGCCAGCCCGGTGGGCTGGTTGCTGGCGACCGCACGGCGGCGGGCCATCGACGCCTTCCGTCGCAGGTCGGCGCTGGACGAGCGGTACGCCATGCTGGCGGGCCGGCTGGCCGACGGCGAGTTCAGCGCCGGCGCGGGGACGGCGCCCGGCCGGCCGGACGATCTCCCGTGGGATCCCGACCGCGTCGATGACGACGTCCTGGCCCTGATGTTCACGGCCTGCCATCCGGTGCTCTCGCCCGAGGCCCGGGTGGCGCTCACGCTGCGCGTGGTGGGCGGCCTGTCCAGTGAGGAGATCGCCCGGGCGTTCCTCGTACCGGTGCCGACCGTCCAGGCCCGGATCACCCGGGCGAAGAAGACGCTGGCCGCCGCGCACGTCCCGTTCGAGCTGCCGCCGGCCGAGGAGCGGCCGGCGCGGCTCGGCGGAGTGCTGAGCGTCCTGTACGTGATCTTCACGGAGGGCTCGACGGCGACGACCGGTGACAGCCTGCTGCGCCCCGATCTCGCGTACGAGGCCGTCCGGTTGGCCCGGACGCTGGCCGCGCTGCTGCCCGGTGGGCCGGAGGTGTGCGGGCTCCTCGCGCTGTTCGAGCTCACCGCCGCGCGCTTTCCGGCGCGCACCGGGCCCGATGGGGAGGCGGTGCTCCTGGAGGACCAGGACCGGCGGCTGTGGGACCGCTCGGCGATCCGTCGCGGTCTGGCGGCGCTCGGCCGGGCCTCGGCCGTCGGGCGGGGCCTCGGACCGTACGGGCTGCAGGCCGCGATCGCCGCCTGCCACGCGACGGCGCCCTCGGTGGAGGAGACCGATTGGGAGCGTGTCGTGCTCCTGTACGAGGCGCTCGGCCGCGTGGCCCCCTCCCCCGTCGTCGAGCTCAACCGGGCCGTGGCCGTCGCCATGGCGGGCGGACCGCACCAGGCGCTGTCCATGGTCGACGACCTGGTCGCCTCCGGCCGCCTGTCGGGGTCCCACCTGCTCCCGGGCGTGCGCGGCGAACTGCTGGTCCGGCTCGGCCGGACCCGCGAGGCCCGGGCCGAGCTGGAGCTCGCCGCCCGACTGTGCGGCAACGCCCGCGAACGGTCCGTACTGCTGCGCAAGGCAGCCGCGTTGGAGTGATGCCGACCCACGGCCGGCGGCGGGTCAGATGGCGGCCAGGAGGGCGCGCAGCCGTTCGTCCTCCCGGATGATGCCGTTGGCGAGGCCCGAGCGCACGATGCGCCCGTCGTTCTCGGCGAGGTCGGCGACGCGCAGGCGCTGGTGGGTGCTCAGGGCGGTGGCGCCGAGGGCCTGGAGAGCCTCGCAGGCGCCGGGGATGTCCCCTCCGGTCTCGGCCGCGTGGAGGGCGGCCTCGGCGAGCCGGCCGCGATCGACGGCAGCAGGGTCCGTGACGGCCAGCAGGGCGAGGACGGCGGCGGGCGCCTTCTCGGGGTCGGCGAGCAGGCCCTCCAGGCGGGGGACCAGGGGCCGGGCAGCCTGGCCGAGGAGGGCGGCGGCGCGGATGGCGCGGATCACCGTCCACCGGTACCAGAGCTGGTTGCCGGCGGTGCGGTCGAGGACGGAGGCCAGGATCGTGACGGCTCCCCCGGTATCGCCGTCGATCTGCCACAGGGCGGTGGCGATCGCGATGTCGCGGTCCAGTTGCGGGGTGGTCGGCTCGGCGTCCTCGCTGACGGCGGCCCGCAGGGCGGGGACCAGTCCGGCGGCGGCCGGGCCGAGGGCGGCTGCCGCCTGGGCGGCCTCGGCGCCGTCGCGCGGGCCGGCGGCGAGGCCCTCGGCGACGGCGTCGAGCAGGAGGTCGGTCTCGCCGGTGAGGTCGTGGTGGGCGCGCGCCGCCATCAGCGACCCGCCAAAGTCGCGCAGCACGGCGCCGGCCCGGTCGCGCTCGGCCCGGTCGACCTCGGCCCGGTCGCGCTCGACCCGGTCGACCTCGGCCCGGTCACGCTGCACCTGCTCACGCTCGGCCTGCGGCGCGGCCGCGGCCGCGGCGCTGATGGCCGTGGCCGCGTACAGGAAACGGGGCAGCACGGCGTACAGCTCAGGCAGGGCGGCGGCGGCCTGCGGGCCCCACTGGCGCAGCAGGTGGACCAGGTCGGCGGTCTCGTTGTTGCCGAGCCCGTCCGCGGCCAGCCGGGTGCGGACGGCGGCGAGCAGGGCCGGGTCGAAGGGGAAAGCGGGGGCCTGGAAGTCGCCTGCGGCATCGAGCGCGCGGGGGCGCCGGTCGAGGTTCTCGGCCAGCAGCGGGGCGGCCTGTCGTGGTGCGACCCGGACGAGTACGGCCAGGGCCTGGTCGGCTGCCTCCTCGTCGGCCTGGGCGGCGAGTTCGGCGAGGACGGGCGCGGCTTCGGCGGCGGCCGGGCCGAGCTTGCCGAGCAGGCTTGCGGCCGGGAAGGCGGCCGCGAGCGGGGCGATGGCCGGGACGAGCCGTCGGGGGCGCCGCGGGAGAGGTGGCAGGCGTGGTCGGCCGCCGCGAGCGCCTCGGTCCGCACCTCGGGGCGGCCGTCGCGCAGCGCGGCGTCCAGCAGGGCGAACGCGCTTTCGCGGTCCGCGTCCGTCCCGCGGTGCAGCAGGTTGTCGACGATCGCGTGGAGCGGGTCGCGGTGGTGCATGCCGTACCGGCCGACGGTGAGTTCGCGGGCGGGCAGCAGGCCGAGCGCGGCCTCGTGGTGGGCGTCGGTCCACGGCTCGGCGGCGTCCAGGGCGACGAGGAGCGCGGCCAGGCGCAGCGGCGTGGGTGTGGTGGCGCCGAGCAGCGCGCGGGCTTCGGCGGCGGCGCCGGGGAGGTCGACCCGGCCGAGGGCGACGAGGATCTCGGCCCGGATGCCGGGATCGGGCTCGGCCGTCCAGCGGGTCCGCAGGGCGGCGGGGGCGGTTTCGGCGTCCCGGGTGCGGCCGAGCGTCCAGGCAGTGAGCAGCCGGATGTCCGCGTCCTGGTGCGTCAGCAGCGGGATCAGCAGCGGGATCCGGGTGACGACGGCGGCCCGGACGGCGCCCGGCGCGATCTCCCATTCGTCGTCGCTCTCGGCCAGCCCGCCGAGCAGGCGGAGGACCTCGGCCGTCCCGGGCCCTGCGGCAGCGGCGATCCGGGCGAGGTACGGGACGGCGTCCACGCTGGCGGAGTACACCGTGCCCTGGTGGAGGATGCACGAGTACAGCTCGGAGATCGCCTCCTCGGCGTCCTCCCCGCCCTCGGCGAGGGCGCGCAGCAGGTCGGGCAGGTCCTCGGCAGGACCGTAGGCGTGCGAGACGTCGGCCCAGGGGTGGGCGTCGAGGCCGGCGAGGACGTCATCAGGGTGCATGGGTGCGATCTTCCCAGCCGCCTCCGACAGGACGGTCGGGACCCCGTGCCGGCGGTACAGGGCCGGGCACCACCGCCCTGCGCTGCCCTGCACCGCCTTGCCCTGGGTGGCCAGCCCTATTCCGACGAGCGGGCCACCTGAGCAGCGCGCGGCCCGCGGGCGCCGCCGTCAGTCCTCGCCGGTGGCGACGATCACCACCGTGTGGCCGTTGCCGATGCCGACGACCGCCGCATCGAAGGTGGCCTCGCTGACCGGCGCCCAGTGGACGTTGCCCGTCGCACCCTCCCGGTAGGCGGCGTAGCCGTTGGCCCGCCAGTCGGCGTCGGGCCCGAGCAGGTCGACGAGTCCTCTGCCGATCGCCTCCGCCATGGGCCGCAGAGCGCCGTCACCGGCGCCGAGGGTGTAGACGAGGTCGCGGAGGAGGGTGGCCGCCGTCCACGGGACGATCTCCTCGGCCGGGATTCTGATCTTGAGGGCCGCGTCCATCCGCGCGGGGTCACGGGGGCCGCCGTGGCCGTGCCGGCAGTCCCGACAGTGCGCCGCGAGCAGGCCCGTGGGCTCCAGCACGTCCCAGCAGAGCTGCCCGTGGCTCCGGCCGTCGTCGGGTCCGAGCGCGACGACGCGGTCCTGCCACTCCCCCAGTTCGGCAAGCCACATCCCGAGATCGGGATCGGGCCCGAGGTCGTACGGCTCCGGTCGGCGCCGGAAGGAAAGGTCCACTGCTGCCCCCTGCGGGGCCGTGCGTGTGCCGCGCGGCCCGTGATGTTCGATGGCCGCCCGTCCGGCGGCTCCACCTGCTGGGACGACGCCCGGCGCTGCGGCGTTCCGGGCGTCGGGGCTCTGCCTCGCCCTGGGCCGGTGCGCCTCCGGCCGGACCCGGCTCCGGCCGGCCGACGTGCACCCGAGCGGCCGGGACTCAGCACGGCATCGGGGGCCGAGGACGGCAGCCGGGCTCAGGACGCCCCGCTCTGCGCCGCGATCATCGCGATCAGCCCGGCCCGCCCGTGTTCGGCGAGGTGGCGGCGCTGGCGTTCGGCGCCGTTGCCCTCCGCGAGCAGGCGGTGGACGAGCGGGGCCACCGCCCGGGTGTCGCCCAGGGCCGCCAGGACCGGGCCGAGCTGCTCCAGCATGCCGCGGACGAGCTCGGCCGCCGGCCGGGACATCCCGGTCACCGGGTCGTGCAGGGTGCCGTCGAGGCCGTAGCGGGCGGCATGCCAGCCCGCGCCCTCCAGACTCTCCGGTGTCCGCGGCGCCGGGGGCCGCCCCGCCGCCTCGTCCTGCATCGCCGTGACGACCAGTGCCCGCACCAGCCCGGCCAGCATGACCGCCTCGTCGGCGCGGAGCTGGACGTCCATGGCCCGCAGCTCCACGGTCGGGAACTTGGCCGAGAGGCGGGCCTGCCAGTACACCTGCCCGCGGTCGCGGATCAGCTCGGCCGCCAGGAGGTGGTCGATCCGGCGCTCGTAGTCCTGCGCGTCCGCGAAGTGCGGCGGGATCCCGCTGATCGGCCAGCGCCCGAAGACGACGGTGCGCCAACTCGCATAGCCGGTGTCGGAGCCCTGCCAGAGCGGCGAGTTCGCCGACAGGGCGATCAGCACCGGCATCCAGGGCCGGAGCCGGTTGAGCACCGCGACCCCCGTCTGCGGGTCCGGTACGGCCACGTGCACGTGCATGCCGTTGATCATGGCCTCGTCGGCCAGCCGCGAGACGACCTTTCTGATCGAGTGGTACCGGGGGCGTCCACGATCTCCGGAGGCACCGGCGGTGCGTACGGGGCGGTGCCGCAGGCCGCCAGCCGGCAGCCGGCCGTCTCCGCCGCGGTCGCCAGCGCGTGCCGCAGCCGCAGCAGGTGCCCGCCGACCTCGTCGAGATCCCGGCAGACCGGGGTGGCGACCTCCACCTGCGCCTGCAGCAGCTCGTTCTGCAGTTCCTCGTGGTGCACCGCGGGGTGCAGGCCCGCGATCCTGCACACCTCCTCGACCCGGGGCAGCGGCAGACCGCTCTCCGGATCGAGCAGCAGGTACTCCTCCTCGACCCCGACGGTCGGGCGGTCACCCGCGCCCGGGTCGATTCGGCCCCCGTCTGC
The Kitasatospora paranensis genome window above contains:
- a CDS encoding RNA polymerase sigma factor, which encodes MARADRPDLTPAATDGPPNAESARRAVEAVWRIESARIVGALARYTGDFALAEDVAQEALAEALVTWSREGAPASPVGWLLATARRRAIDAFRRRSALDERYAMLAGRLADGEFSAGAGTAPGRPDDLPWDPDRVDDDVLALMFTACHPVLSPEARVALTLRVVGGLSSEEIARAFLVPVPTVQARITRAKKTLAAAHVPFELPPAEERPARLGGVLSVLYVIFTEGSTATTGDSLLRPDLAYEAVRLARTLAALLPGGPEVCGLLALFELTAARFPARTGPDGEAVLLEDQDRRLWDRSAIRRGLAALGRASAVGRGLGPYGLQAAIAACHATAPSVEETDWERVVLLYEALGRVAPSPVVELNRAVAVAMAGGPHQALSMVDDLVASGRLSGSHLLPGVRGELLVRLGRTREARAELELAARLCGNARERSVLLRKAAALE
- a CDS encoding transglycosylase family protein, producing the protein MTVHSRKMSTLALTATTLLALTAPLAVGGQASAASVSTWDKVAQCESGGDWAIVSSNGLYYGGLQFSQSTWLAYGGGRYAQYANRATKQQQIEIAEKVLASQGEGAWPHCGPLAGLGSDHADPYPTTTTYPDPASLPNGTLVKSPGGPSVKVMISGAGLPVAGSDVGPDGYDLNGIVPVDNAAFNALPTTPPAGTVVHDQAGGNSRYVVVTGAALPISGTDWTTDGYNTRPDMGVPSSWLATATTTGLPSGLVVMDQSGTDASRYVMVDDAALHISGAEWTADGYNTHTLMGVPGTWLAETAAKPVANGTVIKNISGADPSVYVMAGGMAVPLTSADYTGLGYDKRPLTAVPGTWEATAAARTAPANGTLLLSPDSATVWQTVNNGSKKALTAADFGPGKLSLVDVVNVPTTLTAKLPTIQ
- a CDS encoding TetR/AcrR family transcriptional regulator, producing the protein MAPAPNPDLRNRRSHQAILDAALELAARDGYAKVTVEAIAAAAGVGKQTIYRWWPSKAAVILEALNDRTGPFSGVPDTGDVAADMAAAAQGVVEAFGTDLGTIWRGLVADAQSDARLAGDLLTDFLEPRNKCWQDRLDAAVAAGELRADVPTRTMVELLFGPVYYRLLLGTDPLDPENTTARVEYLLNGLRPR
- a CDS encoding YciI family protein — protein: MAKYMLIMRGTDESLAKMMETPFEEMLETVGRFNEELIRAGVLVAAEGLDDPSQGVVVDFSGETPVVTDGPYGETKELFGGFYLIDVASKEEAVEWAKRLPAFPGSKCEVRRVPGIEEFPQDNEWIIKERAWREQTGQI
- a CDS encoding HEAT repeat domain-containing protein, with product MHPDDVLAGLDAHPWADVSHAYGPAEDLPDLLRALAEGGEDAEEAISELYSCILHQGTVYSASVDAVPYLARIAAAAGPGTAEVLRLLGGLAESDDEWEIAPGAVRAAVVTRIPLLIPLLTHQDADIRLLTAWTLGRTRDAETAPAALRTRWTAEPDPGIRAEILVALGRVDLPGAAAEARALLGATTPTPLRLAALLVALDAAEPWTDAHHEAALGLLPARELTVGRYGMHHRDPLHAIVDNLLHRGTDADRESAFALLDAALRDGRPEVRTEALAAADHACHLSRGAPDGSSRPSPRSRPPSRPQACSASSARPPPKPRPSSPNSPPRPTRRQPTRPWPYSSGSHHDRPPRCWPRTSTGAPARSMPQATSRPPLSPSTRPCSPPSAPGWPRTGSATTRPPTWSTCCASGARRPPPPCLSCTPCCPVSCTRPRPSAPRPRPRRRPSVSRCSVTGPRSTGSSATGPRSTGPSATGPAPCCATLAGR
- a CDS encoding LuxR C-terminal-related transcriptional regulator, whose amino-acid sequence is MLETVGLTATAGAVYEAMLDHPGLAVDRLAAACDLGPAQVHDCLDELAALMLVRASSEHPGQMRAVSPEIGLADILARQEAELAARQAQLAASRAAVTRMVADRAEQRSAHGQRLLGMDAIQARLEQMGHGARTEILGVHPGPAMRPEDLAAGRPANADAIARGITIKSLYQDATRNDPHTTAYAHWLLDLGSEVRTAPVIPQRLIIVDRAQALVPIDPADTRAGALHVTEPGILSALLDLFDQAWSTAVPLGATRPTDPSSGLTDIERELLRMLGAGLTDDAAGQRLGISSRTVSRHMASIMERLDATSRFEAGIKAAHHGWL